In Metarhizium brunneum chromosome 3, complete sequence, a genomic segment contains:
- the PET191 gene encoding Mitochondrial protein PET191, with protein MPSSCQELRDALAQCLQESECVMIQRNKASDCLREPLASTLPTKCQQLKKGYGDCKRGMVDMRKRFRGNMPVTYKTMEGAETGKGYQLYAGKPAFAGGVKETSGNEPIPQDWRDVENEKYRAEQAQLLQQQQNK; from the exons ATGCCGAGTTCATGTCAAGAGCTGC GCGACGCGCTCGCGCAGTGCCTCCAAGAATCAGAATGCGTCATGATCCAACGCAACAAGGCATCCGACTGTCTCCGCGAGCCGCTCGCCAGCACACTCCCCACGAAATGCCAACAGCTCAAAAAGGGCTACGGCGACTGCAAGCGCGGCATGGTCGACATGCGCAAGCGATTCCGCGGAAACATGCCCGTCACGTACAAGACCATGGAGGGCGCGGAGACCGGCAAGGGGTACCAGTTGTACGCTGGCAAGCCGGCGTTTGCGGGCGGCGTCAAGGAGACGAGTGGCAATGAGCCCATCCCTCAGGACTGGAGGGACGTTGAGAACGAGAAGTACCGGGCAGAGCAGGCACAGCttctccagcagcagcagaataAATGA
- the himE_4 gene encoding Efflux pump himE — MSSRSALENAQIFCRDNPKSPLCNDVPGFYEYRIDLAPNAAFLGIFGASLVAYTLILIVTRRGVAFNVALILGLICEVLGYLGRILSWHNPWDENGFMIQICCLTIGPAFMAAGCYLCLRRIVSAFGPENSRLPPEYYTRIFIPCDVVSLVLQAVGGALAATAAHNHESASLGSNIMIAGLAFQVATMLGFITAASDFALRTYRRYRAQGASALSQDAALVRMRRTLRFKLFLGALSLASVLILWRSAFRVAELSEGWTGPIMADQGMFVGFEGVLIVVAVLALNVFHPGICAKELFAGGGGLKGCWCMRRKKGAAAKDARSLSDGESKPAYASA, encoded by the exons ATGTCCAGCCGCAGCGCCCTCGAAAACGCCCAAATCTTCTGCCGGGACAATCCCAAGAGCCCGCTGTGCAATGACGTGCCCGGCTTCTACGAGTACCGGATCGATCTCGCGCCGAATGCCGCGTTCCTGGGCATATTCGGGGCGTCGCTGGTGGCCTACACGCTCATCCTGATAGTCACCCGGCGCGGCGTGGCCTTCAACGTGGCGCTGATTCTCGGCCTCATCTGCGAGGTGCTGGGGTATCTGGGCCGGATCCTCAGCTGGCACAATCCGTGGGACGAGAACGGCTTCATGATTCAGATATGCTGCCTGACGATTGGGCCGGCCTTCATGGCGGCCGGCTGCTACCTGTGCCTGAGGAGGATCGTGAGCGCCTTTGGGCCGGAGAACTCGAGGCTGCCGCCCGAGTACTACACGCGCATT TTCATCCCCTGCGACGTCGTCTCGCTCGTGCTGCAGGCCGTGGGCGGCGCCTTGGCCGCGACGGCCGCGCACAACCACGAGTCTGCCAGTCTCGGGTCCAACATCATGATTGCCGGGCTGGCCTTCCAGGTGGCGACGATGCTGGGCTTCATCACGGCCGCGTCCGACTTTGCCCTCCGCACATACCGTCGCTACCGGGCGCAGGGCGCGTCGGCGCTGTCCCAGGACGCCGCGCTGGTGCGGATGCGGCGCACGCTACGGTTCAAGCTCTTTCTCGGCGCGCTGTCGCTTGCCTCGGTGCTGATCCTGTGGCGGAGCGCCTTTCGCGTCGCCGAGCTGAGCGAGGGCTGGACGGggcccatcatggccgaccAGGGCATGTTTGTCGGCTTCGAGGgcgtcctcatcgtcgtggCCGTGCTGGCCTTGAACGTGTTCCACCCTGGCATCTGTGCCAAGGAGCTgtttgccggcggcggcggtctgAAGGGATGCTGGTGCATGCGTAGGAAGAAGGGCGCTGCGGCAAAGGACGCGAGGAGTCTGAGTGATGGGGAGTCCAAGCCTGCGTATGCCTCTGCGTAG